The Oncorhynchus mykiss isolate Arlee chromosome 27, USDA_OmykA_1.1, whole genome shotgun sequence sequence CTGTCCATCGAGGGTGAGTGTCTGAGCCCTCAGTAAAATCAGCACTATAAAATCAGGGTCAGCTGTGCTGCCATGGAGCACGACCATGTCAATCTCATGttcatgtctctctcccctcagccctggCCACACTGGATGGTGAGTTCAAGGGAAAGTACTACCCCCTGAATGGCATGACCGATGCCGAGCAGGATCAGCTGATCGCCGACCACTTCTTGTTTGACAAGCCCGTCTCCCCCCTGCTGCTGTCCGCTGGTATGGCCCGTGACTGGCCCGACGCAAGAGGAATCTGGTGAGTGCCCAGGACACAGGCCCATACCAATACCCGAAACCAAAACAATACCATTGGTTAAACCAGATaatgaatgtacagtatgtcccACATTCATGTAATACGTACTCCCTCCTATCTGAAGGCACAACGATGCCAAGAGCTTCTTGGTCTGGGTGAACGAGGAGGATCACCTGCGTGTCATCTCCATGGAGAAGGGAGGCAACATGAAGGAGGTCTTCAGACGCTTCTGCGTTGGTCTGCAGAAGGTAGGCTAGCCACAGAACCTACAGAACTgacacactgtcaatacctagaTTGTTCTTTATCGCTTGTTCACAACAAATGGCAGCTGGGTTTTCTTATAGTCAGTAGTCGAAACACACATCCCTTTCGGTTGGCTATTCTCACCTGAAAACGCACTCACTGGAACATTCTTGTCTCCTGTCCTTCTCTACCTTGTGCAGATTGAGGCGGTCTTCAAGAAGCACAACCACGGCTTCATGTGGAACGAGCATCTCGGCTATGTGCTGACCTGCCCCTCCAACCTGGGAACTGGCCTGCGCGGTGGCGTGCACGTCAAGCTGCCCAAGCTGAGCACACATGCCAAGTTTGAGGAGATCCTGACCAGGCTGCGTCTGCAGAAGCGCGGCACAGGTACGAGCTACTCTCTTTACAGTCTTAATGCATGAAGTCATACTATACCTAGCAATAGTCCATAAAATGTTATTACACTGCCATTACATATGCATTTCTGAGGTGACGAGTAAAGCCATATTTAACCTGACATGTACATCATGGAACACCAGTGTTAAGGATTATGAAGACTCACCTTTGACCTCTTTGCCTGCAGGTGGTGTGGACACGGCCTCCGTGGGTGGAATCTTCGACATCTCCAACGCTGATCGTCTGGGCTCCTCAGAGGTGCAGCAGGTGCAGATGGTGGTGGATGGCGTCAAGCTCATGGTGGAGATGGAGAAGAAGCTGGAGAAGGGAGAGG is a genomic window containing:
- the ckmb gene encoding creatine kinase M-type, with protein sequence MTKNCHNDYKMKFSDVEEFPDLSLHNNHMAKVLTKDMYKKLRSKSTPSGFTLDDCTQTGVDNPGHPFIMTVGCVAGDEECYEVFKDMFDPIISDRHGGYKPTDKHKTDLNFENLKGGDDLDPAYVLSSRVRTGRSIKGYTLPPHNSRGERRMVEKLSIEALATLDGEFKGKYYPLNGMTDAEQDQLIADHFLFDKPVSPLLLSAGMARDWPDARGIWHNDAKSFLVWVNEEDHLRVISMEKGGNMKEVFRRFCVGLQKIEAVFKKHNHGFMWNEHLGYVLTCPSNLGTGLRGGVHVKLPKLSTHAKFEEILTRLRLQKRGTGGVDTASVGGIFDISNADRLGSSEVQQVQMVVDGVKLMVEMEKKLEKGEAIDGMIPAQK